One Streptomyces sp. R28 DNA window includes the following coding sequences:
- a CDS encoding pyridoxamine 5'-phosphate oxidase family protein — protein MTVTQRRGRKIMMTPGELDEFLTAQRTCRVATVSADGFPHVSALWFAWDGTSLWLYSVVRSKRWAEMCRDPRVAVVIDTGEEYEQLRGVELSGTVEFVGESPRVGELRAELDVPEMLFARKNFGLDEMPHDGRHAWVRLTPEKIVSWDFRKLGAL, from the coding sequence ATGACCGTCACTCAGCGCCGGGGCCGGAAGATCATGATGACGCCCGGCGAGCTGGACGAGTTCCTCACCGCCCAGCGCACCTGCCGGGTCGCCACGGTGTCCGCCGACGGCTTCCCGCATGTCAGCGCACTGTGGTTCGCCTGGGACGGCACCTCGCTGTGGCTGTACTCGGTCGTCCGCAGCAAGCGGTGGGCCGAGATGTGCCGCGATCCGCGGGTCGCCGTCGTGATCGACACGGGTGAGGAGTACGAGCAGTTGCGCGGCGTCGAACTGTCCGGCACCGTCGAGTTCGTGGGCGAGAGCCCTCGGGTCGGCGAGCTGCGCGCCGAACTCGACGTGCCCGAGATGCTGTTCGCGCGCAAGAACTTCGGCCTCGACGAGATGCCGCACGACGGCCGGCACGCGTGGGTGCGGCTGACGCCGGAGAAGATCGTGTCCTGGGACTTCCGGAAGCTGGGAGCGCTGTAG
- a CDS encoding SDR family oxidoreductase: MTELPELSGKVALVTGASRGIGYGVAEALVARGDRVVITGRGEDALKEAVEQLGAERAIYVAGKAHDEAHQAVAVERAMEAFGRVDYLVNNAGTNPVFGPLADLDLGVARKVFETNVISALGFAQKTWHAWQKDNGGAIVNIASVAGIAPSPFIAAYGVSKAAMINLTQQMAHEFAPKVRVNAIAPAVVKTKFAQALYEGREAEAAAAYPLGRLGVPSDIGGAAAFLTSDQSDWVTGQTLVVDGGIFLNAGVG, translated from the coding sequence ATGACTGAACTGCCTGAACTCTCCGGCAAGGTCGCCCTCGTCACGGGCGCCAGCCGCGGCATCGGCTACGGCGTCGCCGAGGCTCTCGTGGCACGCGGCGACCGCGTCGTCATCACCGGCCGGGGCGAGGACGCCCTCAAGGAGGCCGTCGAGCAGCTCGGCGCCGAGCGCGCGATCTACGTGGCCGGCAAGGCGCACGACGAGGCCCACCAGGCCGTCGCCGTCGAGCGCGCCATGGAGGCCTTCGGCCGGGTCGACTACCTGGTCAACAACGCCGGTACCAACCCGGTGTTCGGGCCGCTCGCCGACCTGGACCTGGGTGTCGCGCGCAAGGTCTTCGAGACCAACGTGATCTCGGCGCTGGGCTTCGCGCAGAAGACCTGGCACGCCTGGCAGAAGGACAACGGCGGCGCGATCGTCAACATCGCCTCCGTCGCGGGCATCGCGCCCTCGCCGTTCATCGCCGCCTACGGCGTCAGCAAGGCCGCGATGATCAACCTCACCCAGCAGATGGCGCACGAGTTCGCCCCCAAGGTGCGGGTCAACGCGATCGCCCCGGCCGTGGTGAAGACCAAGTTCGCCCAGGCCCTGTACGAGGGCCGCGAGGCCGAGGCCGCCGCTGCCTACCCGCTGGGCCGGCTCGGCGTGCCCTCCGACATCGGCGGCGCCGCCGCGTTCCTCACCTCGGACCAGTCCGACTGGGTCACGGGGCAGACGCTCGTCGTCGACGGCGGCATCTTCCTCAACGCCGGCGTCGGCTGA
- a CDS encoding DUF3037 domain-containing protein translates to MSERTLGTRSRTQDVFEYALLRVVPRIERGECLNAGVLVYCRARSFVAARTHLDETRLRALDPAADVAGVRAALRAVEGVCAGGDAAGQAGADDAGRRFRWLIAPRSTVVQPGPVHTGLTSDPAAETERLLDLLVK, encoded by the coding sequence GTGAGCGAGCGCACCCTGGGGACCCGCTCCCGCACGCAGGACGTCTTCGAGTACGCGCTGCTGCGGGTCGTCCCGCGCATCGAGCGCGGCGAGTGCCTCAACGCGGGCGTGCTCGTGTACTGCCGCGCCCGGTCCTTCGTCGCCGCGCGGACCCACCTGGACGAGACCAGACTGCGGGCGCTGGATCCCGCTGCCGACGTCGCCGGGGTACGGGCCGCACTCCGTGCCGTCGAGGGCGTCTGCGCGGGCGGCGACGCGGCGGGGCAGGCCGGGGCCGACGATGCCGGGCGGCGCTTTCGCTGGCTGATCGCGCCCCGCTCGACGGTCGTCCAGCCGGGGCCCGTGCACACCGGCCTGACATCGGATCCGGCGGCCGAGACGGAGCGGCTGCTCGATCTGTTGGTGAAGTGA
- a CDS encoding HipA family kinase, producing MLKEVVATRFITPLREGGSLPGLVEADDHGTYVMKFTGAGQGRKTLVAEVVCGELARRLGLRMPRLVTVELDPVLGLGEPDQEVQGLLKSSGGTNLGMDFLSGALGFDPLAFEVSPEDAGRIVWFDALVNNVDRSWRNPNLLMWQGELWLIDHGATMIWQHNWPGAQTSAARSYDASDHALASFAPDVRAAAAELAPLVTEELLAEVTAEIPGVWLADEPGFESADALRKAYAQPLVARAAVIHERIEGIK from the coding sequence ATGCTCAAGGAAGTCGTCGCGACCCGCTTCATCACCCCCCTGCGTGAGGGCGGCTCGCTGCCGGGACTCGTCGAGGCCGACGACCACGGTACGTACGTCATGAAGTTCACCGGCGCCGGACAGGGCCGCAAGACGCTGGTCGCCGAGGTCGTCTGCGGTGAACTCGCCCGCAGGCTGGGCCTGCGGATGCCCCGCCTCGTGACGGTGGAGCTCGACCCGGTACTGGGGCTCGGTGAACCCGACCAGGAGGTGCAGGGGCTGCTCAAGTCCAGCGGCGGCACCAACCTCGGCATGGACTTCCTCTCGGGCGCGCTCGGCTTCGACCCGCTCGCCTTCGAGGTGAGCCCCGAGGACGCCGGCCGGATCGTCTGGTTCGACGCCCTGGTGAACAACGTCGACCGCTCCTGGCGCAACCCCAACCTGCTGATGTGGCAGGGCGAGTTGTGGCTCATCGACCACGGCGCGACCATGATCTGGCAGCACAACTGGCCCGGTGCACAGACTTCCGCGGCGCGCTCCTACGACGCCTCCGACCACGCCCTCGCCTCCTTCGCGCCGGATGTGCGGGCAGCCGCGGCCGAGTTGGCGCCGCTGGTCACCGAGGAACTGCTCGCCGAGGTGACCGCCGAGATCCCCGGCGTGTGGCTCGCGGACGAGCCGGGGTTCGAGTCGGCGGACGCACTGAGGAAGGCGTACGCGCAGCCACTGGTCGCACGGGCCGCCGTCATCCATGAACGCATCGAGGGGATCAAGTGA
- a CDS encoding Rieske (2Fe-2S) protein, with translation MTSESVQPVPGPSRRTVVAAVGAAGLAVALTACGSDDDASGSSTEQGAVGGGATTEASAGSSGEAGAGGAALAKTADIPEGSGKVFSDEKVVVSQPTAGDYKAFSTICTHRQCPMTDLQGDTITCACHKSQFSVLDGSVKKGPATEPLEAKQISVAGDSITLA, from the coding sequence ATGACCAGCGAATCAGTTCAGCCGGTGCCGGGCCCGAGTCGCCGTACCGTCGTGGCGGCGGTCGGCGCGGCGGGGCTCGCCGTCGCGCTGACCGCGTGCGGGTCGGACGACGACGCGTCGGGCTCGTCCACCGAACAGGGCGCCGTCGGCGGTGGCGCGACCACCGAAGCGAGCGCCGGCTCGTCCGGCGAGGCAGGTGCCGGCGGTGCGGCGCTCGCGAAGACCGCCGACATCCCGGAGGGCAGTGGCAAGGTCTTCAGCGACGAGAAGGTGGTCGTGTCGCAGCCGACGGCGGGTGACTACAAGGCCTTCTCGACGATCTGCACCCATCGGCAGTGTCCGATGACGGACCTGCAGGGCGACACGATCACCTGCGCCTGCCACAAGAGCCAGTTCTCCGTCCTCGACGGCAGCGTGAAGAAGGGGCCCGCCACCGAGCCGCTGGAGGCCAAGCAGATCAGCGTGGCAGGCGACTCGATCACGCTCGCCTGA
- a CDS encoding cysteine hydrolase — MPSPAQLSELLDPATTVLLTVECQQGVVGPDSALPELAMEARSSGALANIARLVAVAHESGVQVMHAIAERRPDGRGAGRNARLFRAAERLPVQQLSGTMAVRLAPPIEVAEEDFVVRRLHGLSPIQGTDVDALLRNLGCRTLIVTGVSANVAIPNAVFDAVNRGYAVVVARDAIAGVPSDYTPAMIRHTLALVATVATTDEILGGFKRPRRAGRA, encoded by the coding sequence ATGCCGTCGCCCGCACAGCTCAGCGAACTCCTCGACCCCGCGACCACCGTCCTGCTCACCGTCGAGTGCCAGCAGGGCGTCGTCGGACCGGACAGCGCGCTGCCCGAACTCGCCATGGAGGCCCGCTCCTCCGGAGCCCTCGCCAACATCGCCCGGCTGGTCGCGGTCGCCCACGAGAGCGGCGTCCAGGTGATGCACGCGATCGCCGAACGCCGCCCCGACGGCCGCGGTGCCGGCCGCAACGCCCGCCTGTTCCGTGCCGCCGAACGGCTCCCCGTCCAGCAGCTGTCCGGCACGATGGCCGTACGCCTGGCACCGCCGATCGAGGTCGCCGAGGAGGACTTCGTCGTACGACGGCTGCACGGCCTCTCCCCGATCCAGGGCACCGATGTCGACGCCCTGTTGCGCAACCTCGGCTGCCGCACGCTGATCGTCACCGGCGTCTCGGCCAACGTGGCGATCCCCAACGCCGTCTTCGACGCCGTGAACCGGGGTTACGCCGTGGTCGTGGCCCGGGACGCCATCGCGGGGGTGCCCTCGGACTACACCCCCGCGATGATCCGCCACACCCTCGCATTGGTCGCCACGGTCGCGACCACGGACGAGATACTGGGCGGCTTCAAGCGTCCACGCCGTGCGGGTCGGGCGTGA
- the fabG gene encoding 3-oxoacyl-ACP reductase FabG produces the protein MSTTEQRVAVVTGGARGIGAATAVRLAAEGRAVAVIDLDEAACKDTVEKITAAGGKAIAVGCDVSDEAQVEAAVARIAEELGAPVILVNNAGVLRDNLLFKMSVADWDTVMNVHLRGAFLMSKACQKHMVDAGFGRIVNLSSSSALGNRGQVNYSAAKAGLQGFTKTLAKELGKFGVTANSVAPGFIATEMTKATADRVGMGFEDFKAAAATQIPVARVGEPDDIANAIAFFTGDAAGFVSGQVLYVAGGPLD, from the coding sequence ATGTCCACCACTGAGCAGCGGGTCGCCGTAGTCACCGGCGGAGCGCGCGGCATCGGCGCCGCCACCGCCGTGCGACTGGCCGCCGAAGGCCGCGCGGTCGCCGTGATCGACCTCGACGAGGCCGCCTGCAAGGACACCGTGGAGAAGATCACCGCGGCCGGCGGCAAGGCCATCGCGGTCGGCTGCGACGTCTCCGACGAGGCGCAGGTCGAGGCGGCCGTCGCGCGGATCGCCGAGGAGCTCGGCGCCCCGGTGATCCTGGTCAACAACGCGGGCGTGCTCCGTGACAACCTGCTGTTCAAGATGAGCGTCGCCGACTGGGACACCGTCATGAACGTGCACCTGCGCGGCGCCTTCCTGATGTCCAAGGCCTGCCAGAAGCACATGGTGGACGCGGGCTTCGGCCGCATCGTCAACCTCTCCTCGTCCTCCGCGCTCGGCAACCGCGGCCAGGTCAACTACTCCGCCGCCAAGGCCGGCCTCCAGGGCTTCACCAAGACCCTCGCCAAGGAACTCGGCAAGTTCGGCGTCACCGCCAACTCCGTCGCCCCCGGCTTCATCGCCACCGAGATGACCAAGGCCACCGCCGACCGCGTCGGCATGGGCTTCGAGGACTTCAAGGCCGCCGCCGCCACCCAGATCCCGGTGGCCCGGGTCGGCGAGCCGGACGACATCGCCAACGCGATCGCCTTCTTCACCGGCGATGCGGCCGGCTTCGTCTCCGGCCAGGTGCTGTACGTCGCCGGCGGACCGCTCGACTAG
- a CDS encoding ABC transporter substrate-binding protein codes for MFNRIRRLRQVAAIASISSLVAGCGVLSSDSTEEEGAIVVGTTAAPSTLDPAASWDSSWELFRNIYQTLLSYPSGASAPEPDAAKSCQFTDSSNMKYKCELREGLKFSDGHTLDAQAVKYSIDRIRTIDVNGGPAGLLGSLERVQVLNDKEVVFHLNKADATFPFVLATPAMSIVDPEDYPADKLREEDTVVGSGPYTLDSYEEGQQAELVKYDGYQGYAERKNNAVTIRYFQDSPTMVAALRDKELDVAFRGLAADDIVDIQADDDDHLQLIEGSGTEINYLVFNPKDPMAGKPAVRKAIAQVIDRPAIAHKVYRDTVEPLYSMVPKGLTGHTTSFFDDFGEPSEAKAGKILTEAGITTPVPLMLWYTSDRYGSATKAEFQELKSQLEKSGLFEVTLKSRPWKTYVEGYKNGEYPVFGRGWFPDFPDADNFIAPFVGKQNALGTPYVSPKITETLLPNSRAQSDRANVVKDFEEAQRILVEDARLLPLWQGRQYVAASAEISGAERALDPSTIMMVGELSRKTSW; via the coding sequence GTGTTCAACCGGATCCGACGCCTGCGGCAGGTGGCGGCCATCGCGTCCATATCGTCCCTGGTGGCCGGGTGCGGTGTCCTCTCGTCCGATTCGACGGAGGAGGAAGGGGCGATCGTCGTGGGGACGACCGCCGCCCCCAGCACCCTTGATCCCGCCGCGTCCTGGGACAGCTCCTGGGAGCTGTTCCGGAACATCTACCAGACGCTGCTCAGCTATCCCTCGGGCGCGAGCGCGCCCGAGCCCGACGCCGCGAAGAGCTGCCAGTTCACCGACAGCTCGAACATGAAGTACAAGTGCGAGCTGCGTGAGGGCCTGAAGTTCTCCGACGGGCACACGCTCGACGCGCAGGCGGTCAAGTACTCCATCGACCGCATCCGGACGATCGACGTCAACGGCGGCCCCGCCGGTCTGCTGGGCAGCCTCGAACGGGTCCAGGTGCTCAACGACAAAGAGGTCGTCTTCCACCTGAACAAGGCCGACGCGACCTTCCCGTTCGTGCTGGCCACGCCCGCCATGTCGATCGTCGACCCCGAGGACTACCCGGCCGACAAGCTGCGCGAGGAAGACACCGTCGTCGGCTCCGGGCCGTACACCCTCGACTCCTACGAAGAGGGCCAGCAGGCCGAGCTCGTCAAGTACGACGGCTACCAGGGGTACGCGGAGCGCAAGAACAACGCGGTTACCATCCGTTACTTCCAGGACTCGCCCACCATGGTCGCCGCGCTGCGCGACAAGGAGCTCGACGTCGCCTTCCGCGGTCTCGCCGCCGACGACATCGTCGACATCCAGGCCGACGACGACGACCACCTCCAGCTGATCGAGGGCTCCGGCACGGAGATCAACTACCTGGTCTTCAACCCGAAGGACCCCATGGCGGGCAAGCCCGCCGTCCGCAAGGCCATCGCCCAGGTCATCGACCGTCCGGCGATCGCCCACAAGGTCTACAGGGACACCGTCGAGCCGCTGTACTCCATGGTCCCCAAGGGCCTGACCGGACACACCACGAGCTTCTTCGACGACTTCGGCGAGCCCAGCGAGGCCAAGGCCGGCAAGATCCTCACCGAGGCGGGCATCACCACCCCCGTCCCGCTCATGCTCTGGTACACCAGCGACCGCTACGGCTCGGCCACCAAAGCCGAGTTCCAGGAGCTGAAGAGCCAGCTCGAGAAGTCCGGCCTCTTCGAGGTCACTCTCAAGAGCCGCCCCTGGAAGACGTACGTCGAGGGCTACAAGAACGGCGAGTACCCCGTGTTCGGACGCGGCTGGTTCCCCGACTTCCCGGACGCGGACAACTTCATCGCACCGTTCGTCGGCAAGCAGAACGCGCTCGGTACGCCGTACGTGTCGCCCAAGATCACCGAGACCCTGCTGCCCAACTCCCGCGCCCAGAGCGACCGTGCCAACGTGGTCAAGGACTTCGAGGAGGCCCAGCGGATCCTCGTCGAGGACGCGCGACTGCTGCCGCTGTGGCAGGGCCGGCAGTACGTGGCCGCGAGCGCGGAGATCTCGGGCGCGGAGCGGGCCCTCGACCCGTCGACGATCATGATGGTGGGGGAGCTGTCCCGCAAGACCAGCTGGTAG
- a CDS encoding DMT family transporter — MTTVVASRNPAEAAARPLPRARLDWRLRFTALTLIWGFSFLLIKVGTDGYAPFQVTLGRLVFGTAVLAAAMAVKRERLPRGARMWGHLAVAAFLLNALPFSLFAYSELTIPSTLAGICNATSPLWGMALSLIALSEDRPTRVRVAGLGIGFLGVLTVLGAWQGFAGLDARGMAMALLASLSYPVGWIYVRRTLAGSSHSHLSLTGAQLLLATAQLGVVTPLFTSWPTRFAVLPLLAVVALGALGTGLAVLIQYGLVAEVGPTTAQMVTYFIPVIATAAGVAVLGESLRWTTPVGAVIVLVGAALTQVKRGA, encoded by the coding sequence ATGACCACCGTCGTCGCCTCCCGCAACCCGGCCGAAGCCGCCGCCCGCCCACTCCCCCGCGCCCGCCTCGACTGGCGGCTGCGCTTCACCGCCCTCACCCTGATCTGGGGCTTCAGCTTCCTGCTCATCAAGGTGGGCACCGATGGCTATGCCCCCTTCCAAGTCACGCTCGGGCGGCTGGTGTTCGGTACGGCGGTACTGGCGGCCGCGATGGCGGTGAAGCGGGAGCGGCTGCCGCGCGGGGCCCGCATGTGGGGGCATCTGGCGGTCGCCGCGTTCCTGCTCAACGCGCTGCCGTTCTCGTTGTTCGCGTACTCCGAGCTGACGATCCCGTCCACGCTGGCGGGGATCTGCAACGCGACCTCGCCGCTGTGGGGCATGGCCCTGTCCCTGATCGCCCTCTCGGAGGACCGGCCGACGCGGGTCAGGGTCGCGGGTCTCGGCATCGGCTTCCTCGGTGTGCTGACGGTGCTCGGGGCCTGGCAGGGCTTCGCCGGGCTGGATGCCAGGGGTATGGCGATGGCGTTGCTGGCCTCGCTCAGCTACCCGGTCGGCTGGATCTACGTCCGGCGCACGCTGGCCGGCTCCAGCCACTCCCATCTGTCGCTGACCGGTGCCCAGTTGTTGCTGGCCACCGCGCAACTCGGCGTCGTGACACCGCTGTTCACCTCTTGGCCGACGCGCTTTGCGGTGCTGCCTCTGCTTGCGGTTGTGGCGCTCGGCGCGCTGGGTACGGGGCTCGCCGTTCTGATCCAGTACGGCCTGGTCGCCGAGGTCGGGCCAACCACGGCTCAGATGGTCACGTACTTCATTCCGGTCATCGCGACGGCTGCCGGGGTCGCCGTCCTCGGGGAGTCACTTCGCTGGACCACGCCGGTGGGTGCGGTGATCGTTCTCGTGGGGGCGGCGCTCACTCAGGTGAAGCGGGGCGCCTAG
- a CDS encoding LysR family transcriptional regulator, producing MLNLERLRTLDALARHGSVSGAAEGLHITTSAVSQQMSKLEREVGQQLLAKNGRGVRLTDAGRLLAEHAARILSQVELAQSDLEAQRGKVVGELRLAAFPTGARGLFPAALSALRTAHPALRVRSCELEPESGIAGVIRGDLDLAVVLDWYNKPMALPEGLVKAHILDDPADVAMPAGHRFAGRDEVDLAEFAEDEWITWGEGEFCHEWLMFTLRSKGIEPLLGHRAPETHTQLALVAAGLGVCIAPLLGRHPMPAGVVTVPLQQRVRRHVYVVWRADADRRPSIRAAVRALQEAGENVC from the coding sequence ATGTTGAATCTGGAGCGCCTGCGCACCCTGGACGCCCTTGCCCGGCACGGCTCGGTCAGTGGCGCGGCGGAGGGGCTGCACATCACGACGTCGGCCGTGTCGCAGCAGATGTCGAAGCTGGAGCGGGAGGTCGGCCAGCAGCTCCTCGCCAAGAACGGCCGGGGGGTGCGGCTCACCGACGCGGGCCGGCTGCTCGCCGAGCATGCGGCGCGCATCCTGTCGCAGGTCGAGCTGGCCCAGTCCGACCTGGAGGCGCAGCGCGGAAAGGTGGTCGGCGAGCTGAGACTGGCGGCGTTCCCGACGGGCGCCCGCGGGCTGTTCCCGGCCGCGCTCTCCGCCCTGCGCACGGCGCATCCCGCGTTGCGCGTGCGCAGTTGCGAGCTGGAGCCGGAGAGCGGCATCGCCGGAGTGATCCGCGGCGACCTCGACCTGGCCGTCGTGCTCGACTGGTACAACAAGCCGATGGCGCTGCCCGAGGGCCTGGTCAAGGCGCACATCCTGGATGATCCGGCCGATGTGGCGATGCCCGCGGGGCACCGGTTCGCCGGCCGCGACGAGGTGGACCTCGCCGAGTTCGCCGAGGACGAGTGGATCACCTGGGGCGAGGGCGAGTTCTGTCACGAGTGGCTGATGTTCACCCTGCGCTCCAAGGGCATCGAGCCGCTTCTCGGCCACCGCGCCCCCGAGACGCACACCCAGCTCGCGCTGGTCGCGGCCGGACTCGGCGTGTGCATCGCGCCGCTGCTGGGGCGCCACCCGATGCCCGCGGGGGTCGTGACCGTGCCGTTGCAGCAGCGGGTGCGGCGCCATGTGTACGTCGTCTGGCGCGCCGACGCCGACCGCCGCCCGTCGATCCGGGCGGCGGTGCGGGCGCTGCAAGAGGCGGGGGAGAACGTCTGCTGA